A window from Macaca nemestrina isolate mMacNem1 chromosome 8, mMacNem.hap1, whole genome shotgun sequence encodes these proteins:
- the LOC105499846 gene encoding beta-defensin 103A yields the protein MRIHYLLFALLFLFLVPVPGHGGIINTLQKYYCRVRGGRCAVLSCLPKEEQIGKCSTRGRKCCRRKK from the exons ATGAGGATCCATTATCTTCTGTTTGCTTTGCTCTTCTTGTTTTTGGTGCCTGTTCCAG GTCATGGAGGAATCATAAACACATTGCAGAAATATTATTGCAGAGTCAGAGGTGGCCGGTGTGCTGTGCTCAGCTGCCTTCCAAAGGAGGAACAGATTGGCAAGTGCTCGACACGTGGCCGAAAATGCTGtcgaagaaagaagtaa